The Vigna angularis cultivar LongXiaoDou No.4 chromosome 6, ASM1680809v1, whole genome shotgun sequence genome contains the following window.
CCTTCTCAAGTTAACTACAAATCAATAATATGCAATTCAAAGAGATTTAAGATAAAGATATTATTACAATATGTTTTATACTAGTTTGTCTAAAATGTCAACCTATATGCAGTTCTTGATCAACACAATCAAGCTTCATTAAAAAACTAATGCTGAAAAGTATAAGATGAACATTTTTTTGGACTGCAACTACTTTTGACTAGCAAATTTGGACTACAACTACATTTTGCTAAGATGAAGTTCTTAAGATTGTAATATAGAGTATATTACATGAATGGTAAAAGCTTTGTTGTCATAATCACCaacctttttttctttagaaataTCGTATATATAAAAAGGATGAAAGAAAAGAATCGTTGTAAATCCTTTAAAGTTATTGTGAGATCTTGAGAAATTATTCGTCATTTGTAAGTGTTAACAAGTGAAATTGTAAATTTAATgacaagtaattttttttaatcgtTAATATGATAAAACATATAATTCTTAATGAagttatattttgtataaaatatatacactAGCATTGTTAATACATTCTTCAATAATATACAGGTAAGTTTTTACGTAactaattttagaataaaaaaaatagtttctcAACAAGGTAAAACTATCTTATAgatagattattttattaaaagaatgtcATAAAACTTTTCTaaagtttcatttttaatttgaacatCAACTAAGCTTTATCAACTAACAAAGAATCTcgaattttagaaaaaaagtcGTCCAATTATGAAGGATAAAATCTGAGTTTAGTAAAGAATGTAGGTAAAATGTTGAGTGAAAAGGACAATTCCAAAATGTTTGCATGGCAATAATGATGAGGGCAGTAGCACTAAGAGTTAGCTAGGCTACTACGTAGCCACGTGATGAGAAGGAAGTGGTTAAGTACTTCCAAGACTCCGGGCAGAGGAGATACTAGATTACCATCAATGTCTatactatatttaaattttccctttcctttttctctttttgggTCCATTTGAAGTGGCTCAGTTTATTGCTCTGCCAAAGAGAACAGTGCCCAGCACCAAGCAACTTTCGGCCCCATAGAAGCTTGAGTAGGTGCATTACGACAAGAAACTTGATAGAATCTAAGAAAATTATTAGCTTTTAGAATGGAGTTGGGGAATAGTGCAATACCATCCCCAccaaaaattattgttttaattttgcgCTAATCTCGATGCCTAACTCAAGACTAACTTAACCTCGTGTTAATTTCTCCCACGACAGATATCTAATGTCATAATTGCTCCACTTCACGCCTACGTTCTCATCATCATGTTTGGGGTCCCCATTCCCATGAGATATATGTATAAAACTGCAAATTAGCTTATGCTTGCAGCTTCCTAGAACAATTTTGCTGGATTGAACACGTATATTAAATAAACCTTCCCTAAGAAAAGGGTACCCCAGTAATACACAGTAAAATTAACGGAAAACCAGAACTACAGAAGACATGTTATAAAGGTATGTACAAATTGAATTAACGCTCAAGCTCTGAATGAAAATAGCATGAAAATAATTCACAACCTACAAGAATAATTTCTTGCCAAAATAGATAAGATAAAACAAGCAGAAGGGTATTAGTTATTGTGCTGCAAAAATTGATGCAAGTTCTTGGATGACAAATCTTGAAAACTACGTGGGTGCTGATGTTCTTCCAAAACTCGTGGCTGAGAATGATTAAGGTTAAAATATCCAGGACTAGCATACTGTAACAAGAAAGCCTGATTTGGGTGCCCCAGAAAGTTAGACTGGGTTCTCTCCGGGATAAACGAAGTTCCTGACTCAGACCCATAGTCCCATTGAGAAAAACTGCCATGCTGCTTAAAAGAACGACAAAAAACCATTAACCtaaatgatgaaattatatAACAGATATGTCAAGGTCAGTGATCAGACCTCGGGAATAATTCTTAAGTTAAAACtcagtttttgaaaaagttaatatgaaataaagtttacaaattagtttatattcatgttaatatttgtttatgaaaaactaattttagtttttcttattttcttgtttatcgaaaagtttattcaaataaatcTAGTCAACGATGATCACACTTCAGGATAATAACCCATCCGTCAGATGTGAAGAACAGTTGAATGTCACTTTTTTAATTTGCTTGTTGCAGATGAAGCACGAATAGCTAACTTTACATGGCATTTTTCTCATAATACGAACGAACTATAGTCAAAAGCTCTGTATGgaaaagatcattcttcatcaGAAAAAACTACAACATACCCGATGAATTGAGCTCAGGTTATGTCCACCTCTATACTGAGAAGATAAAGTCTCGTCTAAGTTACTTGAAGGTATCACATGAGAAGGAGAAGGACTATCCAGAAAGCTTTCAGAACTATAAACTGAAGAGCCAAGATTTCCGTAACCAAATGCATCTCTGGCAGTGGCACGGGGAGGCAATCTATTTGTAAGGAATTCATTTCCATTTTGCACAAGGTTGTACTTCATATCTGCAGGATATTCATGTGCAGTATGGCCCGAAAATGCTTGCGGAGAGGGCAGGGAAAGATATCCATTCTTGTCAAGAAATTGATGAAAATGTGTTGAGGATTGAATTGTAGGATCCTGGGGAAGTGCGGATCTCATAGGTAGAGAAAAGGCACTTGGCTCAATGACCTGCAAGGTTCAACAACTGTCAAGTATATCAATGACTAACTATTAGGTCCAATTTATCTATGACTAAGATTTTAGGGCACTGATTTGGAACCTTTAAACTTTAGGTAAATGATATTATAGAACTTTCCATCAATGTTAACTCTTATTCTTTTGGCATTTCTTATCTACATTAAGACTACAGAGTAAGTTATTCCCGGTTATAAGTTGAAAAAATTATCATAGGATATTTATTGGATAGGTTATCTAACAATCATAATGAACTTGTAACTAGGTTTTAAGCCTATATATGTAAACAGATTGGCATTAACATAATAGCCCGATTTCTGCTAGGAGAAAAAGTCCCCGTTCCTCCTAAAGCAGCCACTTCCTGCTAAATCAATGCATTTGCCAGAAGAGGACCATGAGAAATAACTCAACTTGATGTATCCAAGAAACCCATAATGTATTTCCCCTCATCCATTTTAATTCGATACAGAATCCGTGCacatcaagaaaataaaataacacagTGTTTGGATTAATAAGaaatattgaaacaaattttGGAGATCATTAACTTCTGAGTAGTCCAAGCAATACGTAAGACTTGAACCATCTCTTTTTGGTTATTCTTCAACAAACAATGTTCCAGAGATATAAACATCATTAAATGACTATTCCTACCAAAGAATATCTGTTCTATGAATTCATTAGCATATGGCCTCaggcaaaaaacaaaaaatgagaGAACAGATGAATACTCTACATTGGACATGGAGATGGCAGGATTTCTTATAGATGATACTTCATTACTGTGTCTTGCGGGTTGTGATTGTGACGTAAGAAATGACAACAAATCACCAGGTATTGAATTTGGGTCAGCATACTGCATCAAGGTAAAAACAGAATAAACAgctattaaatttcaaaagtaaGCATGAACAAGTAAACAGCTATTAAAGGATAGAATCACGTAGATCATGTGCACAGATATATTTCATGTACAAAGCCCGTCAATACCAATAAGAAAACCAAAATAAAGAACTCAAGTATGAAAGGCTATAGTGTCACCAGTTCTCTTGGAAAAGTAAAATGGTTTCGACTCCCCAAGCCTGACTGTTTCAAAGGCAGTGACGTATTCACCCAGCGAGATGTTAGGAAACTACGGTCTGAGACAGATGCTGTGATGTTGTGTTCATGCTCAACAATTTCCTGAGGAATAACATGGTTCACAGGCCATTGCTTTGGAGACGAAAGGAAATCACTGTTTTTATCACCTGCTGCTCCTTCAGGAACATCAAATCCAAGCTTCTTATAACCATAGTCTACAGAACTAAGGgagacaacaaaataaaataagttgtaCCGTAGACAAAACAGACTATATATCCAAAAAtaggaaatgaaaaataaattgccTTGCATCCAGGAACTGAGCTGAAGAATCATCTACAGCTGCAGACTTCACTTCCATGACATTTTTAGAAAGATGATTAGAAGTAAGAACCGCAGATGCAGAATTACTGCCGCTATTATATGTACCAAAACTCAAATGTGAACAGTCAGCACCCAAGGCTTGTAAATGAATTGGAATAACCACTGAAGAGTCATCTTCAAATGTTGGCACTTCTGGTTTAGACTCTCCTATACTTAATCGCTGGAGAATTGAAACAGAAGATGACACGTCTACAAAGACCATcagtaaatttatttgaataatcAATAGAATAATAGTGATCCATTACTAGActttgaggaaaaaaaaaactgaaaaagtaataaatatttcatgAAACAACGCTTTCCCATGTTTGAAGATTGAATAATGCAGCATATCCAAATATTGGTTTCATTCCTTTCTACAGATTCTGATACAAGGACAACACAACTTCCTAGAAAACTTAAACATTTACAGAAGTGAGGAAAATGAATTATAATCATCATCATTGAAAACATTCACAATTCAAATGTCAGGTGCGTGATCTACTGTGTAACCCAATTCACTGATTAACAAAAAATGACAATACAAAGGTGGTTTAATTTTTAGGTTCCAAAACCAACTTCATAGTCGTTAGGA
Protein-coding sequences here:
- the LOC108343213 gene encoding uncharacterized protein LOC108343213 isoform X1, with product MNGGEEHVAAESAMPVATEKVVQSVKEIVDCTEHEIYAVLEECDMDLNRAVEKLLSQDTFHEVKNKREKKKEGPFNSRTRGKNVGLSRGGKTGRDCSVLQSGLAHVTYNEHKANGKGEGGSVCVSASVMGPTTHDLMNSIKSDYFSNDNGRQSLITRHSVSDSAQASSGPQPSITGVKKGHLSMADIVKMGRTSSQDVVNNFNTSGVSACRNLESSLGLPCQNHSEQQVLHDEWPVIEHPIARYSQAPNMYASNSDGSLEHPSLHDTALCSHRNNELDVAPVSWRDVACDDVVSEETESAPMSTKQALLSSNTGLQSHSNSNFGNTLFPDHRSSLKHHEDVSSSVSILQRLSIGESKPEVPTFEDDSSVVIPIHLQALGADCSHLSFGTYNSGSNSASAVLTSNHLSKNVMEVKSAAVDDSSAQFLDASSVDYGYKKLGFDVPEGAAGDKNSDFLSSPKQWPVNHVIPQEIVEHEHNITASVSDRSFLTSRWVNTSLPLKQSGLGSRNHFTFPRELYADPNSIPGDLLSFLTSQSQPARHSNEVSSIRNPAISMSNVIEPSAFSLPMRSALPQDPTIQSSTHFHQFLDKNGYLSLPSPQAFSGHTAHEYPADMKYNLVQNGNEFLTNRLPPRATARDAFGYGNLGSSVYSSESFLDSPSPSHVIPSSNLDETLSSQYRGGHNLSSIHRHGSFSQWDYGSESGTSFIPERTQSNFLGHPNQAFLLQYASPGYFNLNHSQPRVLEEHQHPRSFQDLSSKNLHQFLQHNN
- the LOC108343213 gene encoding GBF-interacting protein 1-like isoform X3; translated protein: MNGGEEHVAAESAMPVATEKVVQSVKEIVDCTEHEIYAVLEECDMDLNRAVEKLLSQDTFHEVKNKREKKKEGPFNSRTRGKNVGLSRGGKTGRDCSVLQSGLAHVTYNEHKANGKGEGGSVCVSASVMGPTTHDLMNSIKSDYFSNDNGRQSLITRHSVSDSAQASSGPQPSITGVKKGHLSMADIVKMDVSSSVSILQRLSIGESKPEVPTFEDDSSVVIPIHLQALGADCSHLSFGTYNSGSNSASAVLTSNHLSKNVMEVKSAAVDDSSAQFLDASSVDYGYKKLGFDVPEGAAGDKNSDFLSSPKQWPVNHVIPQEIVEHEHNITASVSDRSFLTSRWVNTSLPLKQSGLGSRNHFTFPRELYADPNSIPGDLLSFLTSQSQPARHSNEVSSIRNPAISMSNVIEPSAFSLPMRSALPQDPTIQSSTHFHQFLDKNGYLSLPSPQAFSGHTAHEYPADMKYNLVQNGNEFLTNRLPPRATARDAFGYGNLGSSVYSSESFLDSPSPSHVIPSSNLDETLSSQYRGGHNLSSIHRHGSFSQWDYGSESGTSFIPERTQSNFLGHPNQAFLLQYASPGYFNLNHSQPRVLEEHQHPRSFQDLSSKNLHQFLQHNN
- the LOC108343213 gene encoding uncharacterized protein LOC108343213 isoform X2; the protein is MGPTTHDLMNSIKSDYFSNDNGRQSLITRHSVSDSAQASSGPQPSITGVKKGHLSMADIVKMGRTSSQDVVNNFNTSGVSACRNLESSLGLPCQNHSEQQVLHDEWPVIEHPIARYSQAPNMYASNSDGSLEHPSLHDTALCSHRNNELDVAPVSWRDVACDDVVSEETESAPMSTKQALLSSNTGLQSHSNSNFGNTLFPDHRSSLKHHEDVSSSVSILQRLSIGESKPEVPTFEDDSSVVIPIHLQALGADCSHLSFGTYNSGSNSASAVLTSNHLSKNVMEVKSAAVDDSSAQFLDASSVDYGYKKLGFDVPEGAAGDKNSDFLSSPKQWPVNHVIPQEIVEHEHNITASVSDRSFLTSRWVNTSLPLKQSGLGSRNHFTFPRELYADPNSIPGDLLSFLTSQSQPARHSNEVSSIRNPAISMSNVIEPSAFSLPMRSALPQDPTIQSSTHFHQFLDKNGYLSLPSPQAFSGHTAHEYPADMKYNLVQNGNEFLTNRLPPRATARDAFGYGNLGSSVYSSESFLDSPSPSHVIPSSNLDETLSSQYRGGHNLSSIHRHGSFSQWDYGSESGTSFIPERTQSNFLGHPNQAFLLQYASPGYFNLNHSQPRVLEEHQHPRSFQDLSSKNLHQFLQHNN